In Mycobacterium sp. Aquia_213, the sequence CTCCTCGACGATGCCCGAGATTCCCGGGGCGTCCGGAGTCAGCGCCCGCACCACCCAGTTCTGTGTGTAGCCGAACGTCGACTGGGTTTCGATCGCCACGGATGTCTGGTGCAGCTGCCATCGGTCCAGCCAGAACGCCTGCTCCATCTCGGCCGGCCGGCGCAGCAATACGACGTTCGCGAAACCGATTGTGCGACAACCGGGTTCGATATTCGGACCGGGTAGCGGGGTTGATTCGGTGACCAGGTAGGCGGCCAGCTGCTCACATTCCGCGGCAAGCAACTCCAACGCGGCGGTCAGCTGTTTGCCATAGCACTGCTGGGTCCACATGCTCACCACTGCGGCGACGGGCGGATCCAGCACCGTCATCGTCATCAGCGAGTTGCGCACCGCGTCGTCCCGGACGTTGATGGCCAGGCCTGGCAGGCCCAGATCTAACAGTGCATCCGCGACCGGACCCCGTTGGCGGGCACACCATTCGTCGTTCGAGTCGGCGCGCCTGAGCACCGCGATCACCTTTTCCATAGGCAGAACCTACAGCCGGTGCCTGGCCTATTTGACCAGGCGCACCTGCTGTTCACTGCCGACCGACTCCCCGATGATGGCGGCCAGCCTTCGATAGGATTCGTCGCGGCCACTCGACGAGCGGAACACCAGCCCGATTCGCCGGCCTGGGCGTGGTGTCGCAAACTGTGCGAGCCCGAGCTGGCTTCGAACGGCTTCGACGGGTGCGGCGCTCTGCGGAATCAGCGTCACCCCCAGCCCGCCGGTCACGCATTGCACCGCCGTCGCCAGCGAAGCGGCCCGGGTGTCGGCGAGTTCGGCTCGGACACCGGCCTTTTGGCAGACGTCGAGGGCCTGATCGCGCAGGCAGTGCCCCTCGTCCAGCAGCAGTAGCGGCAGGTCCGCCAGCGCCGACGCAGGCACCCGTCGTTTGCCCGACAGCGGGTGTCCGGGCGGTACCGCGAGCAGGAAATCCTCCTCGTAGATTCCGACCTCGGTGATTCCAGCGACGTCGGCGGGCAGGGCGATCAGGGCAGCGTCCAGCGATCCGCCGCGCAGGGCCGTCAGCAGGCGTTCGGTCTGGTCCTCGATCACCCGCAGGGTCAGCGCCGGAAGTCGACTGGAGAGTCCGGCCAGCACGGTCGGCAGCACGTAGGGCGCGACCGTCGGGATCATGCCGAGGCGCAGGGTGCCGTGCAGCGGATCCGACGTTCCCGCCGCGGCGGCCGTGAACGCCTCCGCGGCCTCGACGACGGCTTGGGCGAGCGGCAACAGTTGCGCACCTTCCGGTGTCAAGCGGACACGCCGCGTCGAGCGCTCGACGAGGTGGGTGCCCAGGCCCGTTTCGAGCGCGGCAAGCGACTGCGAGAGCGTCGACTGACTGACGCCGAGAGTCGTTGCAGCGCTGCCGAAATGATGCCTCTCGGCAATCGCTGCGAACGCCCGCAGCCCGGCCAGGGTCGGCTGAAAACTCTTATCGGTCATGGCTATAAGTATAGTGCGATATATCACCTTTACTTCAGGTGCCGCTCCCGGCAACATGGTGGAGGACACTCAAATTTGACTAATTCCAGAAAAGGAGCGGACATGACACTGCTAACGATCGGCGACCAGTTCCCCGCTTACGAGCTCACCGGGCTGATCGGCGGCGACCTGTCGAAGGTCGATGCGCAGCAGCCCGAGGACTACTTCAAGACCATCTCCAGCGGCGACCACGAGGGCAAGTGGCGAATTGTCTTCTTCTGGCCGAAGGACTTCACCTTCGTGTGCCCGACCGAGATCGCCGCGTTCGGCAAGCTGAACGACGAGTTCGAGGATCGCGACGCGCAGGTGCTCGGCGTCTCGGTGGACAGCGAATTCGTGCACTTCCAGTGGCGCGCCCAGCACGAGGACCTCAAGAAGCTGCCGTTCCCGATGCTCTCGGACATCAAGCGCGAACTCGCGTTGGCCACCGGAGTGCTCAACGCCGGCGGCGTCGCGGACCGGGTGACCTTCATCGTCGACCCCAACAACGAGATCCAATTCGTCTCGGCGACCGCAGGATCCGTGGGGCGTAACGTGGACGAGGTGCTGCGGGTCCTGGATGCTCTGCAATCCGACGAGCTGTGTGCTTGCAACTGGCGCAAGGGCGACCCGACGCTGGATGCCGGCGAACTGCTCAAGGCTTCGGCGTAATTGGAGGTTGTGATGAGTATCGAGAATCTGAAGGAAGCACTGCCGGAGTACGCCAAGGACCTGAAGCTCAACCTGGGCTCGATCGCCCGCAGCACCGTGCTGAACGACGAGCAGTTGTGGGGCACCCTGCTGGCCAGCGCCGCGGCGACGCGAAACACCCAGGTGCTGACCGAGATTGGCGCCGAAGCGGCAGACAATCTGTCTGCCGAGGCGTACCAAGCGGCGCTGGGGGCCGCGTCCATCATGGGTATGAACAACGTGTTCTACCGCGGGCGCGGCTTCCTGGAGGGCAAGTACGACGATCTGCGGGCCGGACTGCGGATGAACATCATCGGCAACCCGGGCGTGGACAAGGCGAATTTCGAGCTGTGGTCGTTCGCGGTGTCGTCGATCAACGGGTGTTCGCACTGCGTTGTCGCGCACGAGCACACCCTTCGCGAGGCCGGTGTGGATCGCGAGGCGATCCTGGAAGCCCTGAAGGCAGCAGCGATCGTTTCGGGTGTGGCACAAGCGATCACCACCGCGCAGACACTGGCGAGCGTCGGCTGATCGTCGCTTCGTGACCGCAGCCTGGGTAGCGCACGCGATCTGGTGGCAGGTCTATCCCTTGGGGTTCGTGGGAGCGTTTCCCACGCCCGAGGGATCGGCGCCGCCGGGTCCGGGTGAACACCGGTTGCGGCGGCTCGTCGAATGGTTCGATCACGCCATCGAGCTGGGGGCATCCGGTATTGCGCTGGGGCCGATCTTCGCCTCGCGCACACACGGTTACGACACCACCGACCATTACCGGATTGACCCCCGGCTCGGTGACGACGCCGATTTCGATTATCTGATCGCGCAAGCCCGCGCCCGCGGCTTGCGGGTGCTCCTCGACGGCGTCTTCAACCACGTCGGTGTCGACTTCCCGCGCTACCGCGACGCGACGCACGACGATGCGGCCGCGGGCTGGTTTCGCGGAAGCCCCGGTCGATTTCACACCTTCGAGGGCCATTCCGAGCTGATAACCCTCAACCACGGCAACCCGGACGTCGTCGACTACGTCGCCGACGTGATGGCGCACTGGTTGCGGCGCGGTGCGGATGGCTGGCGCCTGGACGCGGCCTACGCTGTCCCGCAACAATTCTGGGCGCAGACGTTGCCGAAAGTGCGCGAGCCGCATCCCGACGCCTGGTTCGTCGGCGAAGTCATCCATGGCGACTACGCGGCGATCGTCGAGGAAGCCACGTTCGACTCGGCTACCCAGTACGAGCTCTGGAAGGCGATCTGGAGCAGCCTCAACGACGGCAACTTCTTCGAGCTCGACTGGGCCCTGCAGCGGCACAGCACGTTTCTGGCGAGCTTCGCGCCACTGACGTTCATCGGCAACCACGACGTCACACGCATCGCCAGCAGCCTGGAGAACACCGACCATCTGCCGCATGCGGTGGTGCTGCTGTTGACGATCGGCGGTGTGCCCAGTGTGTACGCCGGCGACGAGTTCGGATTCCGGGCTGTCAAAGAGGAGCGCTACGGCGGTGATGACGCAGTGCGCCCGGAGTTCACCTCTCCCCCATTGCAATTGGGCGAATTCGGCGCCGAGATGTGGCGACTGCACCAGTTCCTGGTGGGACTGCGCCGGCGCCACCCTTGGCTGCATGCGGCCACCACCACGTCGCTGTTGCTGGCCAACCAGCACTACGTCTACGAGACGCGCAGCGGCGACGATGCGCTGCTGGTTGCGCTCAACATCGACGACGAGCCGCTGCGGCTGGTGCTGTCGGAGCTCGGCCCCGCACGTGCCGAGGTAATCGCCGGATCCGCCGCCCCACCCAGCGACGTCGTCGACGAGGTGACCGTCGAGCCGCACGGCTGGCGAATCCTGCGACCCGCCTAGTCGCGTAGCTGAGCCAGCGTCAGGGCGTCCTGTTGGCCGCGGTAGTAATTTTCGAGCAGCTTGGTGAAGTCCTGGCGGTCGTCGGTGGCGAGGGCGAACAGCGTCATCGACGAGCGCAGCTTGAGATCGTCGGGTGAACCGAAGATCTCGGTGATCGAGCGGCCGTGCACCTGATTGACCAGTTGGGTGCACTCACGCAGTCGCGGCCCCAGCAGCTCGTGGCCCAGATACGCGCGGGCCTCCTGCAGCGACGAGATGCCGTAGTGGACCGCCGTCGAGCTGCTGCCCAGACCGCGCAGCTGCGGGAAGACGAACCACATCCAGTGACCGCGTTTTCGTCCGGCGCGCAACTCCTCGACAACGGAGGGGTAGACCGGGGCCTGCGCGACAACGAAACGTGTCAGATCGAACGGGTCGTCGGCCGAGTCCATATGACTACGGTGACATACATGGCCGTCAAACGACGCATGCCCAAAGCCCGCGACCTGGCCCCGCTGATGCAGTTCAAGCGCCCGCAGCTCGACGCGACCAAGCGCCGGCTCGACGCGGCTTTCACGATCGACGATCTGCGACGCATCGCCAAACGCCGCACCCCGAAGGCGGCATTCGACTACACCGACGGCGCGGCCGAGGACGAGCTGTCGCTCGAGCGTGCCCGACAAGCCTTCCGCGACATCGAGTTTCACCCGACGATCCTGCGCGACGTCAGCAATGTGACCGCCGGCTGGAACGTGCTGGGTCAGCCCGTCGTGTTGCCGTTCGGCATCGCACCGACCGGATTCACCCGGTTGATGCAGACCGAAGGCGAGATCGCCGGAGCCGCGGCGGCAGCCAGGGCCGGTATCCCGTTCTCGCTGTCCACTCTTGGCACCTGCGCGATCGAAGACCTGGTGACCGCTGTCCCGCAGGGCCGCAAATGGTTTCAGCTGTACATGTGGAAGGACCGGGAGCGGTCGATGGCGCTGGTCAAGCGCGCCGCCGACGCGGGATTCGACACCTTGCTGGCCACCGTCGACGTCCCGGTATCCGGGGCGCGGTTCCGCGACAATCGCAATGGCATGACGATCCCGCCGTCGTTGACGCTGCGCACCGTGCTCGACGCGGTGCCACATCCGAAATGGTGGTTCGACCTGCTGACCACCGAACCGCTGGCCTTCGCGTCGCTGGATCGCTGGCCGGGCACCGTCGCCGAGTACCTGAGCACGATGTTCGATCCCAGCCTGACCTTCGACGACCTGGCCTGGATCAAGGAGCAATGGCCCGGCAAGTTGGTGGTCAAGGGGATCCAGACGCTCGACGATGCACGTGCGGTGGTGGAGCGCGGCGTCGACGGCCTGGTGTTGTCCAACCATGGCGGGCGCCAGCTGGATCGGGCCCCGGTGCCCTTCCATCTATTGCCGGCGGTCGCGCGCGAGCTCGGTAAGGACACCGAGATCCTGGTGGACACCGGCATCATGTCGGGCGCCGACATCGTGGCAGCGATCGCGCTGGGGGCGCGGTGCACGCTGGTCGGGCGGGCCTATCTCTACGGGCTGATGGCCGGCGGCGAGGCGGGCGTCGACCGCGCGATCGAAATCCTGGAGAGCGGGGTTCTGCGCACGATGCGGCTGCTGGGTGTCACCTGCCTCGAGGAACTTTCACCCGCCCACGTCACGCAGCTGCGCCGGCTGGGGCCGGTCGAGTAGGCGCGCCGGCTCCGGTTGCGGGCCTACCTGAAACCTGTCAAGGTGGTTACGTGAAATTCGGGTTCGTGTGCGGCCGGGCATGCCTCAACTTCGCGGGCACGCTCAAACATCGGCTCACCGTCCCCGAAGAGCGGTTAACTACTCCCGAGCTCCTGTCGGAGTGGGCCGTTCAAGCGGGGTTGGTGGATGCCGGCATCGAGGTCAGCGATGAGGATCTCGTCACCGCGATCGAAGTGCGCGAAGCGATCTACCGCACCGCAACCGCCCGGCTCGACGGCATCGAGCCGCGGCCGGCCGACGTCGACCTGCTGAACGCACAGGCCTCGCACCCTCAGCTGGCCCCGCGGTTGCTCCCGGACGGCACTACTCGCCGCGAGGGCACCGCGCCGCAACTGCTTGCCAGCCTGGCCGCTGATCTGCTCGGCCTGCTCGCGGGGCCCGACATCGACAACGTCAAGCGGTGTGACCACCCGAACTGCTCGCTGCTCTATGTCGACTCCTCGCGGGCGAAGAACCGGCACTGGTGCGGCATGGCCACCTGCGGCAACAAAGTCAAGGTGCAGGCCTTCCGGGCCCGCCAGCGCGCGTCGGCCAATTGAACCGCCGATTGAGCTAGGTCACACCGCAGGCCAGAGGGCCGTCGGGAACAAATGCCACTCGGCAAAGGTTGAGCGCAACAGACTAAACCTTTGGAGTGCAGATGTCTGAACCTAAATCAGTGCCGGTCCTGTTCGTCACCGACACGATCGTGTTGCCCGGAATGGTTGTGCCAATCGAGCTGGACGACGCCGCGCGAGCGGCCATCGACGCGGCGCGGGCCAGTGAATCGGGTGAGCTGCTGATTGCCCCGCGGCTCGAGGACCGGTATCCGTCGCACGGCGTAATCGCGAAGATTCTGCAGGTCGGACGCATCGCCGGCGGTGGCGGCACCGCGGCCGTCGTGCGCGGTGAGCGCAGGGCGCAGATCGGCGCGGGAGCCACCGGCCCCGGCGCGGCGCTGTGGGTCGAGGTGACCGAGGTCGACGACGCCGATGCCACCGACGAGATCAAGGCGCTGGCGGCGGAGTACAAGAAGCTGCTGCTGGCCATGCTGCAACGGCGCGAGGCCTGGCAGATCATCGACTACGTCAACAGCCTGACCGACCCGTCGGCGCTGGCCGACACGTCGGGGTACGCCTCGTACCTGACCGACGTGCAGAAGCGGCAGCTGCTGGAGACCACCGACGTCGCCGAACGGCTGCGCGTGCTGATCGACTGGACCGGCGACCACTTGGCCGAAGTCGAGGTCAACGACAAGATCGCCGACGACGTGCGCGAGGGCATGGAGAAGACGCAGAAGGAGTTCCTGCTGCGCCAACAGCTCGCCGCCATCCGCAAGGAGCTGGGCGAGGGCGAACCCGACGGGTCCGACGATTACCGGGCCCGGGTGGAGGCCGCCGAGCTGCCCGACAAGGTCCGCGAGGCCGCGCTGCGCGAGGTCGGAAAACTGGAACGCTCCAGCGACCAAAGCCCGGAAAGCGGCTGGATTCGAACCTGGCTGGACACCGTGCTGGATCTGCCGTGGAGCGTTCGCACCGAGGATTCGACGGATTTGGTCGCGGCGCGGGGCATCCTGGACGCCGACCACCACGGGCTGGACGACGTCAAGGACCGCATCGTCGAATATCTGGCCGTGCGTTCGCGGCGGGCCCAGCGTGGGCTGCAGGTCGTCGGTGGCCGTGGCTCCGGCGCGGTGATGGTGCTGGCCGGCCCGCCCGGGGTGGGCAAGACCTCGCTGGGTGAGAGCGTGGCCCGGGCGCTGGGCCGCAAGTTCGTGCGCGTCGCGCTGGGCGGCGTTCGCGACGAGGCCGAGATCCGTGGGCACCGGCGCACCTACGTGGGTGCGTTGCCCGGCCGGATCGTGCGCGCGATCGGCGAGGCGGGATCGATGAATCCCGTTGTGCTGCTTGACGAAATCGACAAGGTCGGTTCCGACTATCGCGGCGACCCGAGCGCGGCGCTGCTCGAGGTGCTGGACCCGGCGCAGAACCACACGTTCCGCGACCACTACCTGGATCTGGACCTCGACCTGTCCGACGTCGTGTTCTTGGCCACCGCCAACGTGATCGAGAACATCCCGTCGGCGCTGCTGGACCGCATGGAGTTGGTGCAGATCGACGGCTACACCGAAGACGACAAGGTCGCCATCGCCCGCGAGTATCTGCTGCCCCGGCAACGGGAGCGGGCGGCGCTGACCGGCGAAGAGGTCACCGTCACCGACGCCGCGCTGCGCAAGATCGCCGCCGACTACACCCGCGAACCGGGGGTGCGGCAGTTCGAGCGGCTGCTGGCCAAGGCGCTGCGCAAAGTCACGACGAAGATCGCCGAGGAACCGGTGATCATCGACGAGCCCGATCTGGTGGATTACCTTGGCAGGCCTAGGTTTACGCCCGAGTCCGCGGAACGCACGGCGGTGCCCGGCGTAGCCACCGGGCTGGCGGTGACGGGCCTGGGTGGCGATGTGCTCTACATCGAAGCCGGGGCAACGGATGGCGAGGCGGGGCTGCAGCTGACCGGTCAACTGGGCGACGTGATGAAGGAGTCCGCGCAGATCGCGCTGTCCTACGTCCGCTCCCACGCTCACCTGTTGGGCGTCGACCCCAAGGCGCTGGACCGGCGCATCCACGTGCACGTGCCCGCGGGCGCGGTGCCCAAGGATGGTCCGTCGGCCGGGGTCACGATGGTCACCGCACTGGTGTCGATGGCCACCGGACGTCAGGTCCGCTCTGACGTCGGCATGACCGGCGAGGTCACGCTGAACGGTCGGGTGCTGCCGATCGGCGGTGTCAAGCAGAAGCTGCTGGCCGCCCAACGTGCTGGTCTGTCAACGGTTTTCATTCCGCAGCGAAACGAGCCGGACCTGGACGACGTGCCGGCCGAGGTGCTCGAGGCGCTGACCGTCAAGCCGATGACCGACGTCGCAGAGATCGTCGCGCAGGCACTCGAACCAGCGGCGCAGACGGCGACCGTCGCCGCCTGATCTGAACGTGGCCGGGACCGCGTAGCAAACGCTGCGCGATCCCGGCCAAGGCCGTTAGAGTGCATGGATGGCCTTGATACTGCGCAAATTGCTCCGCATCGGCAAGCTTCCCGCCGACATGCGGAGCGAAGTCGAGCCTGAGGGAATCATCCACCTCGCCGAGTTCGTTCCCGTCACCTTCCGCTTCAGTGGTTCGATACCCGGGTTCGTCGCCAAGGGCGGAAATATCCGTAGCTACGCCGGTGCGCTGGTAATCACCTCCCAGCGCGTTCTCGGAACATTGTCGACGGTGCCCAAGCTCGCCGGCCGGGCCATCGACCAGCGCTGGGACGCCGCACCGGACGGCCCGGTGACGGCCGAGTTCTCGCAGGACGGTCTGGCGCTGCAGGTGGACGTGAGCAAGGTCGACCCGGCGTTCTCCGGGGAGCTGTCCCTGCACTACAAGACGACGATTCCCGAACCGGTGCTGACCAGCATCCCCCGCCGGTCCTTGGCGTTCACGGTTGCGCGCGAGTGGGTGTTGCGCGCCGTCGGCGTGCCTGCCCCGAGGCCCGCCTAAGGGCTAGGTTGGAGGGCATGACCGGTATCGGGGATCTCAAACGGCAAGTAGTGCATCGCGTTCAACGGCGGGTGGTCAATCCGGTGGGTCGGCAATTGCCGGTGACCATGCTCGAGACGACTGGCCGCAGGAGCGGGCAGCCACGCCACACCCCGGTCGGCGGGCGCGTGGTGGACGACAAGTTCTGGATGGTCTCCGAACACGGTGAGCACTCGGACTACGTCCGCAACATCAAGGCCAACCCCGCGGTACGCCTGCGCCTCGGCGGCAAGTGGCGCAGGGGCACCGCGCACCTGCTGCCCGACGACGACCCGGTGCAGCGGCTGGGTAATCTCCCACGGCTCAACAGCAGGATGGTGCGCATCATGGGCAGCGAGCTGCTCACCATTCGGGTCGATCTGGACTGACCTCGCCACGGGTGTCGGTGCGGACGATTAGCGTCGACGCATGGCATACGACCTCGAACTCGCCAACCGGATCCGCGAGTTGCTGGCACCGCAGCGCGGTGTCGACGAGAAGGCGATGTTCGGTGGCCTCGCGTTCCTGATCGGCGGAAATATGGCGGTGGCGGCCAGCGGCAAGGGCGGACTGATGGTGCGGGTCCCGCCCGAGGACACCGCCAAGCTGTTGGATCGCCCCCACGTCAGCCCGATGGTGATGGCCGGCCGCGAGACCCGCGGCTGGTTGCGGGTCGACGCCGAGGGCGTGAAAACCAAACGCCAGCTTGAGAGTTGGATTTCCCGTGGCGTCGAGTACGCACGCAGCCTGCCCCCGAAGTGACGTTCGCCGGCCCGCGGGGCGGTTAGGCGCGAGTAGGCTGGGGAACGCGACACGAACGGAGCAGCAGCATGGCCGGTTCGACTACATTCGTCATCGTCGGCGGCGGACTTGCCGGAGCTAAGGCAGTAGAAGCTCTGCGCGACAACGGTTTTGACGGACACATCATTCTGTTCGCCGATGAGGCGTGGCTGCCCTACGAACGACCTCCGCTTTCCAAGGAGTATCTCGCCGGAAAGAAGTCGCTGACCGACTTCACCGTGCACAACTCCGACTGGTATTTCGACCAGAAGGTCGACTTGAGACTCGGAACGCCGGTGTCCAGCTTGGATACCGCCGCCCACAGCGTTGGACTTCGCGACGGCAGCATCGCCCACTACGACAAGTTGCTACTGGCGACGGGGTCGGCGTCGCGGCGCCCACCGATCCCCGGATCGGATGCCGACGGAGTCCACTACCTGCGCAGCTATGACGACGCCGAGCGGCTGAATTCCGTTCTGACCAACGGGTCTTCGCTCGCGGTGGTGGGCGCGGGGTGGATCGGGCTCGAGGTGACCGCCGCGGCGCGGCGGCGCGGCGTAGAGGTAACGGTCGTCGAAGCCGCCAAACAACCACTGCTGGCAGCGCTCGGCGAGACGGTCGGCGAGGTGTTCGCCAACCTGCATCGCGACCACGGCGTGGATTTACGGCTGGAAGCACAGGTCGACGAGATCTCCGTGACCGACGGAACAGCGACCGGCTTACGGATGCGCGACGGTTCGACGATCGCCGCCGATGCCGTATTGGTGGCCGTCGGCGCCAAGCCGAACATCGAGATCGCCGAGCAGGCCGGGCTGTCCATCGCAGACGGCGGCGTGCGCGTCGATTCCACGCTGCGCACCAGCGATTCAGACGTCTTCGCGGTGGGCGACATCGCGGCCGCCGAGCACCCGTTGTTCGGCACCCGCATCCGCACCGAACACTGGGCCAATGCGCTCAAGCAGCCCGCGGTGGCCGCGGCCGGAATGCTCGGCAAGTCAGGCGAATACGCGGAGCTGCCCTATTTCTTCACCGACCAGTACGACCTCGGAATGGAGTACACCGGGTACGCACCCACCTTCGAGCGGGTGGTCTTCCGTGGCGACGTCGCCGGGCGCGAGTTCGTCGCGTTTTGGCTCGACGGCGAGAACCGGGTACTGGCCGGGATGAATGTCAACATCTGGGATGTGCTCGACGACGTCAAGGCCCTGATCCGGTCCAAGTCCGCCGTCGACCCCGACAAGCTGGCCGACCCGTCCTCACCCCTCGCTGATCTCCTGGGCTGACGTTCGGTCAGCCGGCACCCAGTCATGATCGATGACTTCCGGCGGGTGCTGCGCCTGCAGCCGTTCGCGTTCGGCGCGGCGGCGTTTGATCCGTAACCGGGCGTCGGCCGGCATCGTGACCAGTTCATCGCAGGTCAGGTAATTCACGTCATCGGCGACATCGATGAGGTCGGCTGTGACCCGGCGAGATCCTAGCTCGCGCAACGTCATTCGCAGCTCATGCGTGAACCGCATCGTGGTGTCGTGGGCAAGCTCGCGCGAAATCCGGGCGTTGGTGGCGATTCGCCGGCCCAGCGTCACGGGCGGGTCTGGCTCGCAGGGCTCACCGGCCGTCTCGGCGGCCGCCATCAACAGCATCGCCGGGTCGTCGCTGAAGACTCGGCTGGCCAGCTCACCTTCCCCGGGCCCACGGTGGCCGATCTTGGCGATCGCCGCATCCAGCAGGGCGGCGGTGGGGGGCGACAGCGCGCGAATGCTGGCGAGGTTGCCTTCCTGGGCCATCGCCCGCAGCGGCGGGTCGGCACGTAGCGCCGCTGTCAGCCCGGCGATCTCGTCGGCGACGCGGTCGCTTTCCATGATTGCGCTCACTCCGGGCACCCGGGAGCCCGCCGCGGTGTGCTCCAGTGCCGCCGCGGTGACACCGGAGTCGATCAACCAGAGCGCCGTAAGAATCCAGCCTTGGTGAATGCGGTCCCGCAGCAACCGGACTCGCACGCCAAGGCCCGCGTCGGGCAACAGGCCCAATTGCGTGGCATCCCAATGTTCGACTTTCGCGGCGGTGCTATACGCCCGGGTGTCGGCCTTGAGGTGGCGCATCAGAGCCAGCGACCGTGTCGTGGCGACCGCCTTGGCTACCGACCCGAGCGCTCCGGCCGCCAGCCGGGGCTGACCGAACGGCAGCACGTCACCGACCTGCGGCTGATCGAGCAGGGCGCGCTCGATCAGGGCCTCGTCGTCCCAGCCGAGCAGCTGGTGGGCGGCGACGACGTTGGCCGACACCCCGACATAGG encodes:
- a CDS encoding NAD(P)/FAD-dependent oxidoreductase; its protein translation is MAGSTTFVIVGGGLAGAKAVEALRDNGFDGHIILFADEAWLPYERPPLSKEYLAGKKSLTDFTVHNSDWYFDQKVDLRLGTPVSSLDTAAHSVGLRDGSIAHYDKLLLATGSASRRPPIPGSDADGVHYLRSYDDAERLNSVLTNGSSLAVVGAGWIGLEVTAAARRRGVEVTVVEAAKQPLLAALGETVGEVFANLHRDHGVDLRLEAQVDEISVTDGTATGLRMRDGSTIAADAVLVAVGAKPNIEIAEQAGLSIADGGVRVDSTLRTSDSDVFAVGDIAAAEHPLFGTRIRTEHWANALKQPAVAAAGMLGKSGEYAELPYFFTDQYDLGMEYTGYAPTFERVVFRGDVAGREFVAFWLDGENRVLAGMNVNIWDVLDDVKALIRSKSAVDPDKLADPSSPLADLLG